One window from the genome of Rhodococcus sp. ABRD24 encodes:
- the map gene encoding type I methionyl aminopeptidase — MAFGRKRKVVPFRTAGELDAMAAAGAIVGTALVAVRDAAKPGVSTLELDQVAEAVIRDAGAVPSFLGYHGFSGSICSSVNDRVVHGIPSADDILVEGDLVSVDCGAILDGWHGDSAWTFGVGTLSEADAQLSEATRLSMDAGIAAMIEGNRLTDVSHAIELGTRAAESAHGRHYGIVDGYGGHAIGREMHMDPFLPNEGAPGKGPHLVIGSVLAIEPMLTLGTHETEVLGDDWTVVTTDGSRAAHWEHTVAVTEDGPRILTLRPGGN; from the coding sequence ATGGCATTCGGCCGCAAGCGCAAGGTCGTCCCGTTCCGCACGGCGGGTGAGCTCGACGCCATGGCGGCGGCGGGCGCGATCGTCGGTACCGCCCTTGTGGCGGTGCGTGACGCGGCCAAGCCGGGGGTCAGCACTCTCGAACTGGATCAGGTTGCCGAGGCAGTGATTCGGGATGCGGGCGCGGTGCCGTCATTCCTCGGCTACCACGGATTCAGCGGATCCATCTGCTCATCGGTCAATGATCGGGTGGTGCACGGCATCCCGTCCGCCGACGACATTCTCGTCGAGGGCGACCTCGTGTCGGTCGATTGTGGGGCCATTCTCGACGGTTGGCACGGCGACTCGGCGTGGACTTTCGGCGTCGGAACTCTCAGCGAGGCCGATGCTCAGCTCAGCGAGGCGACCCGGCTGTCGATGGACGCCGGCATCGCGGCGATGATCGAGGGCAACCGCCTGACGGACGTCTCACACGCAATCGAGTTGGGTACGCGCGCTGCCGAGTCGGCGCACGGGCGTCATTACGGAATCGTCGACGGCTACGGCGGTCATGCGATCGGTCGTGAGATGCACATGGATCCGTTTCTGCCGAACGAGGGTGCGCCGGGTAAGGGACCGCATCTCGTGATCGGCTCGGTCCTGGCGATCGAACCGATGCTGACGCTCGGCACCCACGAGACCGAAGTGCTGGGCGACGACTGGACTGTGGTCACCACAGACGGCAGTCGTGCCGCCCATTGGGAGCACACGGTTGCTGTCACGGAGGACGGTCCGCGGATTCTGACGCTTCGCCCCGGCGGCAACTGA
- the rpmD gene encoding 50S ribosomal protein L30 yields MAQLKVTQVKSTIGTKQNQRDSLRTLGLKGIRQEVVREDNAQNRGLINVVRHLVTVEEV; encoded by the coding sequence ATGGCACAGCTCAAGGTCACCCAGGTCAAGAGCACCATCGGCACGAAGCAGAACCAGCGGGACAGCCTGCGCACCCTCGGCCTGAAGGGCATCCGTCAGGAAGTCGTTCGTGAGGACAACGCGCAGAACCGCGGTCTGATCAACGTGGTGCGCCACCTCGTCACAGTTGAGGAGGTCTAA
- the rpsQ gene encoding 30S ribosomal protein S17 yields the protein MSEEKAVSTNSTEERGSRKVRTGYVVSDKMEKTIVVELEDRVKHPLYGKVIRRTSKVKAHDENGTAGIGDRVQLMETRPLSATKRWRLVEVLEKAK from the coding sequence ATGAGTGAGGAAAAGGCAGTGAGCACCAACAGCACCGAAGAGCGCGGTAGCCGCAAGGTCCGCACCGGGTACGTGGTCTCCGACAAAATGGAGAAGACGATCGTGGTCGAGCTCGAAGACCGGGTCAAGCACCCGCTCTACGGCAAGGTCATCCGTCGGACCTCCAAGGTCAAGGCGCACGACGAGAACGGCACCGCCGGCATCGGCGACCGCGTCCAGCTGATGGAGACCCGACCGTTGTCGGCCACCAAGCGCTGGCGTCTGGTCGAGGTCCTTGAGAAGGCCAAGTAA
- the rplN gene encoding 50S ribosomal protein L14, producing MIQQESRLRVADNTGAKEILCIRVLGGSARRYAGIGDIIVATVKDAVPGGNVKKGEVVKAVIVRTTKERRRPDGSYIKFDENAAVIIKADNDPRGTRIFGPVGRELREKKFMKIVSLAPEVL from the coding sequence GTGATTCAGCAGGAGTCGCGACTGCGTGTCGCCGACAACACGGGTGCCAAGGAGATTCTTTGCATCCGCGTTCTCGGTGGCTCGGCCCGTCGCTACGCCGGGATCGGCGACATCATCGTCGCCACCGTCAAGGACGCCGTCCCGGGTGGAAACGTCAAGAAGGGCGAGGTCGTCAAGGCCGTCATCGTCCGTACCACCAAGGAGCGTCGTCGTCCGGACGGCTCGTACATCAAGTTCGACGAGAATGCTGCCGTCATCATCAAGGCGGACAACGATCCTCGCGGCACTCGTATCTTCGGCCCCGTCGGTCGTGAGCTGCGCGAGAAGAAGTTCATGAAGATCGTTTCGCTCGCCCCGGAGGTGCTGTGA
- the rplF gene encoding 50S ribosomal protein L6 produces MSRIGKIPVAVPAGVDVTINGQDVAVKGPKGTLTMTVSEPISVAQADGALQVTRPDDDRRSRALHGLSRTLVQNMITGVTTGYTTKMEIHGVGYRVALKGQDLEFALGYSHPVPIEAPEGITFAVETPTRFSITGIDKQKVGQIAANIRRLRKSDPYKGKGIRYEGEQVRRKVGKTGK; encoded by the coding sequence ATGTCGCGTATTGGAAAGATTCCGGTCGCCGTCCCCGCGGGCGTCGACGTGACCATCAACGGACAGGACGTCGCGGTCAAGGGCCCCAAGGGCACCCTGACGATGACCGTCTCCGAGCCGATCTCGGTCGCACAGGCGGACGGTGCCTTGCAGGTCACTCGTCCCGATGACGATCGCCGCAGCCGCGCGCTGCACGGTCTGTCGCGCACCCTGGTGCAGAACATGATCACCGGTGTGACCACTGGTTACACCACCAAGATGGAGATCCACGGCGTTGGTTACCGTGTGGCGCTGAAGGGCCAGGACCTCGAGTTCGCCCTCGGCTACAGCCACCCGGTGCCGATCGAGGCTCCGGAGGGCATCACCTTCGCTGTCGAGACGCCGACGCGGTTCTCGATCACCGGCATCGACAAGCAGAAGGTCGGCCAGATCGCGGCCAACATCCGTCGTCTGCGGAAGTCCGACCCGTACAAGGGCAAGGGCATCCGCTACGAGGGTGAGCAGGTCCGTCGCAAGGTCGGAAAGACGGGTAAGTGA
- the rplX gene encoding 50S ribosomal protein L24 yields MKVHKGDTVLVIAGKDKGAKGKVIQAFPATSKVLVEGVNRIKKHTAVSANERGASSGGIVTQEAPIHVSNVAVVDSDGNPTRVGYRTDEETGKRVRISRKNGKDI; encoded by the coding sequence ATGAAGGTGCACAAGGGTGACACCGTGCTGGTCATCGCCGGCAAGGACAAGGGCGCGAAGGGCAAGGTCATTCAGGCTTTCCCCGCGACCAGCAAGGTCCTCGTCGAAGGCGTGAACCGCATCAAGAAGCACACCGCGGTTTCTGCGAATGAGCGTGGCGCCTCCTCGGGCGGCATCGTGACGCAGGAAGCCCCGATCCACGTTTCCAACGTTGCAGTCGTCGACTCGGACGGTAACCCCACTCGGGTGGGCTACCGGACCGACGAGGAGACCGGCAAGCGCGTTCGGATTTCCCGGAAGAACGGGAAGGACATCTGA
- a CDS encoding type Z 30S ribosomal protein S14 gives MAKKALVNKANKKPKFAVRAYTRCQRCGRPHSVFRKFGLCRICVREMAHAGELPGVHKSSW, from the coding sequence ATGGCTAAGAAGGCACTGGTCAACAAGGCCAACAAGAAGCCGAAGTTCGCGGTGCGCGCCTACACCCGCTGCCAGCGTTGCGGCCGTCCGCACTCCGTGTTCCGCAAGTTCGGCCTGTGCCGAATCTGCGTTCGCGAGATGGCGCACGCGGGCGAGCTGCCGGGCGTTCACAAGAGCTCCTGGTAG
- the rplO gene encoding 50S ribosomal protein L15 yields the protein MTIKLHHLRPAPGAKTDKTRVGRGEGSKGKTAGRGTKGTKARKNVSAGFEGGQMPLHMRLPKLKGFTNPFRTEYQVVNVGDIARLFPEGGQVGVAELVAAGAVRKNQLVKVLAEGELTVAVQVTANKFSGAAKEKIAAAGGTATEL from the coding sequence ATGACCATCAAGTTGCACCACCTCCGCCCCGCGCCGGGCGCCAAGACCGACAAGACTCGCGTCGGCCGCGGTGAGGGCTCGAAGGGCAAGACCGCCGGTCGCGGTACGAAGGGCACCAAGGCCCGGAAGAACGTCTCGGCCGGTTTCGAGGGTGGACAGATGCCGCTGCATATGCGTCTGCCCAAGCTCAAGGGCTTCACGAACCCGTTCCGCACGGAGTACCAGGTCGTCAATGTCGGCGACATCGCTCGTCTGTTCCCTGAGGGTGGACAGGTCGGCGTTGCCGAGCTCGTTGCGGCGGGCGCGGTTCGCAAGAACCAGCTCGTCAAGGTTCTCGCCGAGGGTGAGCTCACGGTCGCCGTCCAGGTGACCGCGAACAAGTTCTCCGGCGCTGCCAAAGAGAAGATCGCCGCTGCTGGTGGTACCGCCACCGAGCTGTGA
- the rpsK gene encoding 30S ribosomal protein S11: MPPKSRSTGPKKTQKARRRDKKNVPHGAAHIKSTFNNTIVSITDPAGNVISWASSGHVGFKGSRKSTPFAAQLAAENAARKAQEHGVKKVDVFVKGPGSGRETAIRSLQAAGLEVGTISDVTPQPHNGCRPPKRRRV, translated from the coding sequence ATGCCCCCTAAGTCACGTAGCACCGGTCCGAAGAAGACCCAGAAGGCGCGCCGCAGGGACAAGAAGAACGTCCCGCACGGTGCCGCTCACATCAAGAGCACCTTCAACAACACGATCGTCTCGATCACCGACCCGGCCGGCAACGTCATCTCCTGGGCGTCGTCGGGCCACGTGGGCTTCAAGGGCTCGCGTAAGTCGACTCCCTTCGCTGCTCAGCTGGCCGCCGAGAACGCCGCCCGCAAGGCGCAGGAGCACGGCGTGAAGAAGGTCGACGTCTTCGTCAAGGGCCCCGGCTCGGGACGCGAGACCGCGATCCGTTCGCTCCAGGCTGCAGGTCTCGAGGTCGGCACGATCTCCGATGTCACCCCCCAGCCCCACAACGGCTGCCGTCCGCCCAAGCGGCGTCGGGTCTAG
- the dtd gene encoding D-aminoacyl-tRNA deacylase: MRALVQRVTSASVDVDGEQVARIAPPAGAQGLLVLVGVGHDDDPTSASNLARRVWRLRILDGEKSASDVGAPILVVSQFTLMADTRRSRRPSWSPAASRPVAEALVDAFADALRELGATVETGRFGEHMRVSLVNDGPVTVLLDA, from the coding sequence ATGCGCGCACTGGTGCAGCGAGTCACATCCGCCTCCGTCGATGTCGACGGTGAACAGGTAGCCCGGATCGCGCCACCGGCCGGCGCACAGGGCCTGCTCGTACTCGTCGGCGTCGGTCACGACGACGATCCGACATCGGCATCGAACCTTGCGCGCCGTGTGTGGCGACTGCGAATCCTCGACGGCGAGAAGTCTGCCTCCGACGTCGGCGCGCCAATTCTGGTCGTCAGCCAGTTCACACTCATGGCCGACACCCGGCGCAGCCGTCGACCCTCCTGGTCACCAGCCGCATCCAGGCCGGTGGCCGAAGCACTCGTCGACGCGTTCGCCGACGCGCTTCGGGAGCTCGGCGCCACCGTCGAAACGGGACGCTTCGGCGAGCACATGCGGGTAAGCCTGGTCAACGACGGCCCCGTCACCGTGCTGCTCGACGCCTGA
- the rpmJ gene encoding 50S ribosomal protein L36 has product MKVQPSVKKICEKCKVIRRNGRVMVICENLRHKQRQG; this is encoded by the coding sequence GTGAAGGTTCAGCCTAGCGTCAAGAAGATCTGCGAGAAGTGCAAGGTGATTCGCCGGAACGGGCGCGTCATGGTGATCTGCGAGAACCTGCGTCACAAGCAGCGTCAGGGCTAA
- the rpsE gene encoding 30S ribosomal protein S5 produces the protein MPGRQRRDGGSGPAGQNGPNSGSGDNRGGRDRRDNRRDNAAEKSNFIERVVSINRVSKVVKGGRRFSFTALVIVGDGNGLVGVGYGKAKEVPAAIQKGVEEARKSFFRVPMIAKTITHPVQGEAAAGVVMLRPASPGTGVIAGGAVRAVLECAGIHDILSKSLGSDNAINVVHATVAALKALQRPEEVAARRGLPIEDVAPAGMLRARAQAGSVK, from the coding sequence ATGCCGGGACGTCAAAGGCGTGACGGCGGAAGCGGACCCGCCGGACAGAATGGGCCGAACAGCGGCAGTGGCGACAACCGTGGCGGCCGTGACCGTCGCGACAACCGCCGCGACAACGCTGCCGAGAAGTCGAACTTCATCGAGCGGGTTGTCTCCATCAACCGCGTCTCGAAGGTCGTCAAGGGTGGTCGTCGCTTCAGCTTCACCGCTCTGGTGATCGTGGGCGACGGAAATGGACTCGTCGGCGTCGGTTACGGAAAGGCCAAGGAAGTTCCCGCGGCCATCCAGAAGGGTGTCGAGGAGGCTCGCAAGAGCTTCTTCCGCGTTCCCATGATCGCCAAGACCATCACTCACCCGGTTCAGGGTGAGGCGGCGGCCGGTGTGGTCATGCTGCGCCCGGCCAGCCCGGGTACCGGTGTCATCGCCGGTGGCGCGGTGCGTGCCGTGCTCGAGTGCGCGGGAATCCACGACATCCTGTCGAAGTCGCTCGGTAGCGACAATGCGATCAACGTCGTGCACGCGACGGTTGCTGCTCTCAAGGCTCTGCAGCGTCCGGAAGAGGTTGCGGCTCGCCGCGGCCTCCCCATCGAGGACGTTGCACCGGCCGGCATGCTGCGCGCTCGTGCACAGGCTGGGAGCGTGAAGTAA
- a CDS encoding adenylate kinase has translation MRLVLLGPPGAGKGTQAAILSEKLGVPHISTGDLFRANIGQETPLGLEAKKYLDAGDLVPSEITNNMVKARVGEPDAASGFLLDGFPRTVDQAEALEGILEGLGEKLDGVLAFDVDDDVVVERMLARGRADDTEDVIRNRMRVYREETAPLLEYFAGQIVTVDAVGTVEEVSARALAALGK, from the coding sequence GTGAGACTTGTCCTCCTTGGTCCTCCCGGTGCCGGTAAGGGCACCCAGGCCGCGATCCTGTCCGAGAAGCTCGGCGTTCCGCACATCTCCACCGGAGATCTGTTCCGCGCCAACATCGGGCAGGAGACCCCGCTCGGACTCGAGGCCAAGAAGTACCTGGACGCGGGCGACCTGGTACCCAGCGAGATCACCAACAACATGGTCAAGGCGCGTGTGGGCGAGCCGGATGCGGCCAGCGGATTCCTGCTCGACGGTTTCCCGCGCACAGTCGATCAGGCCGAGGCGCTCGAGGGCATCCTCGAGGGTCTGGGTGAGAAGCTCGACGGCGTGCTGGCATTCGACGTCGATGACGACGTTGTCGTGGAGCGCATGCTCGCCCGCGGTCGTGCAGACGATACGGAGGACGTCATCCGCAATCGGATGCGCGTCTACCGCGAGGAGACCGCCCCGTTGCTCGAGTACTTCGCCGGCCAGATCGTCACCGTTGATGCCGTCGGCACTGTCGAAGAGGTCAGCGCGCGTGCGCTGGCTGCGCTGGGGAAGTAA
- the rplE gene encoding 50S ribosomal protein L5, with protein sequence MTSTENKTQPRLKARYRAEIKDALNAEFAYANVMQIPGVVKVVVNMGVGDAARDAKLINGAVADLALITGQKPEIRKARKSIAQFKLREGMPIGARVTLRGDRMWEFLDRLVSIALPRIRDFRGLSGNQFDGNGNYTFGLNEQSMFHEIDVDKIDRPRGMDITVVTTATNNEEGRALLKHLGFPFKEN encoded by the coding sequence ATGACCTCCACCGAGAACAAGACTCAGCCGCGTTTGAAGGCCCGCTACCGTGCGGAGATCAAGGACGCGCTGAACGCTGAGTTCGCGTACGCGAACGTCATGCAGATCCCCGGCGTGGTCAAGGTCGTCGTCAACATGGGCGTCGGCGACGCTGCCCGCGACGCGAAGCTGATCAACGGCGCGGTTGCCGATCTCGCTCTGATCACCGGTCAGAAGCCCGAGATCCGCAAGGCCCGCAAGTCCATCGCGCAGTTCAAGCTGCGTGAGGGCATGCCGATCGGCGCGCGCGTCACGCTGCGTGGTGACCGCATGTGGGAGTTCCTGGATCGCCTGGTGTCGATCGCGCTGCCCCGTATCAGGGACTTCCGCGGTCTGTCGGGCAACCAGTTCGACGGCAATGGCAACTACACGTTCGGCCTCAACGAGCAGTCGATGTTCCACGAGATCGATGTGGACAAGATCGATCGTCCGCGCGGTATGGACATCACCGTCGTGACCACCGCCACCAACAACGAAGAAGGCCGTGCGCTGCTCAAGCACCTCGGCTTCCCGTTCAAGGAGAACTGA
- the rplR gene encoding 50S ribosomal protein L18, giving the protein MSQTANQKAKRIPLGKDASTTRRLSKARRHFRLRKKVSGTPERPRLVVNRSARHIHVQLVDDLAGKTLAAASTIEADVRALDGDKSARGAKVGQLIAERAKAAGVESVVFDRGGHTYTGRIAALADAAREGGLKF; this is encoded by the coding sequence ATGAGCCAGACTGCAAATCAGAAGGCCAAGCGGATTCCGCTCGGCAAGGACGCGTCCACGACGCGTCGTCTGTCGAAGGCGCGTCGTCACTTCCGTCTGCGCAAGAAGGTCTCCGGTACCCCCGAGCGTCCCCGCCTGGTGGTGAACCGCTCCGCGCGGCACATCCACGTGCAGCTGGTGGACGATCTGGCCGGCAAGACCCTCGCCGCTGCGTCGACCATCGAGGCCGACGTGCGTGCGCTGGACGGCGACAAGAGCGCCCGTGGTGCCAAGGTCGGTCAGCTGATCGCCGAGCGTGCGAAGGCAGCCGGTGTGGAGTCCGTGGTCTTCGACCGCGGTGGCCACACCTACACCGGTCGTATCGCGGCCCTGGCTGACGCCGCTCGCGAAGGCGGGTTGAAGTTCTGA
- the secY gene encoding preprotein translocase subunit SecY: MLSAFVSALRTPDLRRKILFTLGLVALYRLGATLPSPGVDTGNIRECIDQVSGGDSAGIYSLINLFSGGALLQLSVFAIGIMPYITASIIVQLLTVVIPKFEELRKEGQSGQAKMTQYTRYLSIALAILQSTGIVALAARGQLLQGCTQPIIADESVFGLVIIVLVMTAGAALVMWFGELITERGVGNGMSLLIFAGIASRIPSEGKAILDSRGGLTFALVCVAALAIIAGVVFVEQGQRRIPVQYAKRMVGRKMYGGSSTYLPLKVNQAGVIPVIFASSLLYLPNLIAQLTGASTNADPSWWQRFINEYLVNPANPVYILIYFGMIVFFTYFYVAITFNPEERADEMKKFGGFIPGIRPGRPTADYLNYVLSRITLPGAIYLGTIAVLPNLFLDMGNSGGAANLPFGGTAVLIMVSVGLDTVKQIESQLMQRNYEGFLK, translated from the coding sequence TTGCTTTCCGCCTTTGTCTCGGCCCTCAGGACTCCGGACCTGAGGCGGAAGATCCTTTTCACTCTCGGTCTCGTAGCGTTGTATCGGCTCGGTGCCACTCTGCCGTCGCCCGGTGTCGACACCGGCAATATCCGGGAATGTATAGACCAGGTATCCGGCGGCGATTCGGCCGGTATCTATTCGCTGATCAACCTGTTCTCCGGTGGCGCGCTCCTGCAGCTGTCGGTGTTCGCGATCGGCATCATGCCCTACATCACGGCGAGCATCATCGTCCAGCTGCTGACTGTTGTGATCCCGAAGTTCGAAGAGCTTCGCAAGGAGGGCCAGTCAGGGCAGGCGAAGATGACGCAGTACACGCGTTATCTCTCGATCGCACTGGCGATTCTGCAATCGACCGGCATCGTAGCCCTCGCCGCCCGTGGCCAGCTACTGCAGGGTTGTACCCAGCCGATCATTGCCGATGAGAGCGTGTTCGGGCTGGTCATCATCGTGCTCGTCATGACGGCCGGTGCGGCCCTCGTGATGTGGTTCGGCGAGCTCATCACCGAACGCGGCGTCGGCAACGGCATGTCCTTGCTGATCTTCGCGGGTATTGCCTCGCGTATCCCGTCGGAGGGTAAGGCGATCCTGGACAGCCGTGGCGGGCTGACGTTCGCGCTGGTGTGTGTTGCCGCGCTGGCGATCATCGCAGGTGTCGTGTTCGTCGAGCAGGGCCAGCGCCGTATCCCCGTGCAGTACGCCAAGCGGATGGTCGGCCGCAAGATGTACGGCGGCTCGTCGACGTACCTCCCGCTCAAGGTCAACCAGGCCGGCGTCATCCCGGTGATCTTCGCGTCGTCGCTGTTGTACCTGCCGAACCTCATCGCGCAGCTCACTGGCGCCAGCACGAATGCCGATCCGAGTTGGTGGCAGCGGTTCATCAACGAGTACCTGGTGAACCCGGCCAACCCCGTGTACATCCTGATCTACTTCGGGATGATCGTCTTCTTCACCTACTTCTACGTCGCGATCACCTTCAATCCGGAAGAGCGCGCGGACGAGATGAAGAAGTTCGGCGGATTCATCCCGGGCATTCGTCCGGGGCGTCCGACCGCCGATTACCTGAACTATGTCCTGAGTCGCATCACCCTGCCGGGTGCCATTTACCTCGGCACCATCGCTGTCCTGCCGAATCTGTTCCTCGATATGGGCAACTCGGGCGGCGCGGCGAACCTGCCGTTCGGCGGCACGGCGGTGCTGATTATGGTCAGTGTGGGTCTCGATACCGTGAAGCAGATCGAGAGCCAGCTAATGCAGCGAAACTATGAAGGGTTCCTCAAGTGA
- the rpsM gene encoding 30S ribosomal protein S13 → MARLMGVDLPREKRMEIALTYIYGIGRTRSKEILDATGVSPDLRSKDLGDDDLTRLRDYIEGSELKVEGDLRREVQADIRRKIEIGCYQGLRHRRGLPVRGQRTKTNARTRKGPKRTIAGKKKK, encoded by the coding sequence ATGGCACGTCTCATGGGTGTCGATCTTCCCCGCGAAAAGCGGATGGAGATCGCACTGACTTACATCTACGGCATCGGCCGTACCCGTTCCAAGGAGATCCTGGACGCGACCGGCGTCAGCCCGGACCTGCGTAGCAAGGATCTCGGCGACGACGACCTGACGAGGCTGCGCGATTACATCGAGGGCTCCGAACTCAAGGTCGAGGGTGACCTGCGCCGCGAGGTTCAGGCCGACATCCGCCGCAAGATCGAGATCGGCTGCTACCAGGGCCTGCGCCACCGTCGTGGTCTGCCCGTGCGTGGACAGCGCACCAAGACCAACGCTCGTACCCGTAAGGGCCCGAAGCGCACGATCGCAGGGAAGAAGAAGAAGTAA
- the rpmC gene encoding 50S ribosomal protein L29, which produces MATASPATELRELTEEELVTKLREAKEELFNLRFQMATGQLDNNRRLRTVRHEIARIYTVLRERELGLATGPDAGDAA; this is translated from the coding sequence ATGGCAACCGCAAGCCCTGCTACAGAGCTCCGCGAGCTGACCGAAGAAGAACTGGTCACCAAGCTCCGTGAGGCGAAGGAAGAACTGTTCAACCTTCGTTTCCAGATGGCCACCGGCCAGCTGGACAACAACCGCCGACTGCGCACGGTCCGTCACGAGATTGCGCGCATCTACACCGTCCTGCGTGAGCGCGAGCTCGGCCTGGCTACTGGTCCGGACGCAGGTGACGCGGCATGA
- the rpsD gene encoding 30S ribosomal protein S4: MARYTGPITRKSRRLRVDLVGGDQAFERRPYPPGQHGRARIKESEYLLQLQEKQKARFTYGVMEKQFRRYYQEAINRPGKSGENLLQILESRLDNVVYRAGLARTRRQARQLVSHGHFLVNNKKVDIPSYRVSQYDIIDVREKSLSTLPFQIARETQGDRPIPGWLQVVGGRLRILVHQLPVRAQIEVPLQEQLIVEFYSK, translated from the coding sequence ATGGCACGTTATACCGGACCCATCACCCGCAAGTCGCGTCGTCTGCGCGTCGACCTCGTTGGAGGCGACCAGGCGTTCGAGCGTCGTCCTTACCCGCCGGGCCAGCATGGCCGCGCGCGGATCAAGGAGAGCGAGTACCTGCTCCAGCTGCAGGAGAAGCAGAAGGCTCGCTTCACCTACGGCGTCATGGAGAAGCAGTTCCGCCGCTACTACCAGGAGGCAATCAACCGTCCCGGTAAGTCCGGCGAGAACCTCCTCCAGATCCTGGAGTCACGTCTCGACAACGTCGTGTACCGCGCAGGCCTCGCTCGCACCCGCCGCCAGGCGCGTCAGCTGGTCTCGCACGGCCACTTTCTCGTGAACAACAAGAAGGTCGACATCCCCAGCTACCGCGTCTCGCAGTACGACATCATCGATGTCCGCGAGAAGTCGCTGTCGACGCTGCCCTTCCAGATCGCCCGCGAGACCCAGGGTGACCGCCCGATCCCGGGTTGGCTGCAGGTTGTCGGCGGACGTCTTCGCATCCTGGTGCACCAGCTCCCCGTGCGCGCGCAGATCGAGGTTCCGCTGCAGGAACAGCTGATCGTCGAGTTCTACTCGAAGTAG
- the infA gene encoding translation initiation factor IF-1: protein MAKKDGAIEVEGRVVEPLPNAMFRIELENGHKVLAHISGKMRQHYIRILPEDRVVVELSPYDLSRGRIVYRYK from the coding sequence ATGGCTAAGAAAGACGGGGCCATCGAGGTCGAGGGACGAGTTGTCGAACCGTTGCCCAATGCGATGTTCCGCATTGAGCTCGAGAACGGCCACAAGGTCCTCGCGCACATCAGCGGCAAGATGCGTCAGCACTACATTCGCATCCTTCCCGAGGATCGCGTGGTCGTGGAGCTGTCGCCCTACGACCTGTCGCGTGGACGCATCGTTTACCGCTACAAGTAG
- the rpsH gene encoding 30S ribosomal protein S8, with protein sequence MTMTDPIADFLTRLRNANSAYHDEVKLPHSKLKANIAEILKREGYIADYRSEDAEVGKTLIVDLKYGPSRERSLAGVRRVSKPGLRVYAKSTNLPKVLGGLGVAIISTSSGLLTDRQAANQGVGGEVLAYVW encoded by the coding sequence ATGACCATGACAGATCCGATCGCAGACTTCTTGACTCGTCTGCGTAATGCCAACTCGGCGTACCACGACGAGGTGAAGCTCCCGCACTCGAAGCTCAAGGCGAACATCGCCGAGATCCTCAAGCGTGAGGGCTACATCGCGGACTACCGCTCCGAGGACGCCGAGGTCGGCAAGACGTTGATCGTCGACCTCAAGTACGGCCCGAGCCGCGAGCGCAGCCTCGCCGGCGTGCGCCGTGTTTCCAAGCCCGGTCTGCGCGTTTACGCGAAGTCCACCAACCTGCCCAAGGTCCTGGGCGGCCTCGGCGTGGCGATCATCTCCACGTCTTCCGGCCTGCTCACCGATCGTCAGGCGGCCAATCAGGGAGTGGGCGGGGAAGTCCTCGCCTACGTCTGGTAA
- the rplP gene encoding 50S ribosomal protein L16, which translates to MLIPRRVKHRKQHHPSRSGAAKGGTQVTFGDYGIQALEPAYITNRQIESARIAMTRHIKRGGKIWINIFPDRPLTKKPAETRMGSGKGSPEWWIANVKPGRVLFEMSYPNEEIAREALRRAMHKLPCKCRIVTREEQF; encoded by the coding sequence ATGTTGATCCCACGGCGGGTCAAGCACCGCAAGCAGCACCATCCGAGCCGTTCGGGTGCCGCCAAGGGTGGAACCCAGGTGACCTTCGGCGATTACGGCATCCAGGCTCTCGAGCCGGCCTACATCACCAACCGGCAGATCGAGTCCGCTCGTATCGCCATGACCCGACACATCAAGCGTGGCGGCAAGATCTGGATCAACATCTTCCCGGATCGCCCGCTCACCAAGAAGCCTGCCGAGACCCGCATGGGTTCCGGTAAGGGTTCGCCGGAGTGGTGGATCGCGAACGTCAAGCCCGGACGGGTGCTGTTCGAGATGAGCTACCCGAACGAGGAGATCGCCCGCGAGGCCCTGCGCCGCGCGATGCACAAGCTCCCCTGCAAGTGCCGGATCGTGACGAGGGAGGAGCAGTTCTGA